One genomic region from Sphingobacterium sp. UGAL515B_05 encodes:
- a CDS encoding MlaD family protein produces the protein MKISNETKVGILATVAIVLLFIGYSFLKGNDVFSSDNTFYTTYTTVDGLTPSKPVLVNGYQIGRVSKMILQADGKIKTEFKIHSHYDIPKNTVARISSTDLLGSKAIVFEMGNSKELAKDGDFLTSGVQPNIMDKVEPIQKRIETITIKLDSTLSVVNTVLDKQFQDDFKRSIHSISTSLKNVEGITKDVEGLVGDEKGRLNRIMANLESITSNFSQNGEKINAIMSNLNNITDKAARLDFEHTMNKVNAAVNDFQEITGKINSGKGSIGLLLNDEALYNNLNNASKEMDNLMKDVKEKPGKYIKLSIFGKKGEK, from the coding sequence GTGAAAATATCAAACGAGACAAAAGTCGGCATATTAGCAACAGTTGCAATAGTTTTATTATTTATTGGATATAGCTTTCTAAAAGGAAATGACGTTTTTAGTAGCGATAATACTTTTTACACGACCTATACGACTGTAGATGGTTTAACTCCCTCCAAACCTGTCCTGGTTAACGGCTATCAGATTGGGCGTGTTTCAAAAATGATTTTACAAGCAGATGGGAAGATCAAAACCGAGTTCAAGATCCATTCTCATTACGATATACCAAAAAATACAGTAGCGAGAATTTCAAGCACAGATTTGTTGGGAAGTAAAGCAATTGTCTTCGAAATGGGCAACAGTAAGGAATTGGCAAAGGATGGCGATTTTTTAACTTCAGGTGTTCAACCGAATATTATGGATAAGGTTGAACCCATTCAAAAAAGGATCGAAACAATTACCATTAAGCTGGATTCAACGTTATCGGTTGTCAATACTGTCTTAGACAAGCAGTTTCAGGACGACTTTAAAAGAAGCATTCACAGTATTTCCACTTCTTTAAAAAATGTGGAAGGCATTACTAAAGATGTCGAAGGTCTGGTCGGGGATGAAAAGGGAAGACTGAATAGAATCATGGCCAATCTGGAATCAATCACTTCCAATTTTTCACAAAATGGTGAGAAAATCAATGCGATTATGTCTAATCTGAATAATATTACCGATAAGGCCGCCCGATTGGATTTTGAACACACCATGAACAAAGTAAATGCTGCAGTGAATGATTTTCAGGAGATCACCGGAAAAATTAATAGTGGGAAGGGATCTATCGGCTTATTGCTCAATGATGAAGCTTTATACAATAACCTCAATAATGCTTCAAAGGAAATGGATAATTTGATGAAGGACGTTAAAGAGAAGCCTGGGAAATATATCAAACTTTCCATCTTTGGAAAAAAAGGTGAAAAGTAG
- a CDS encoding N-acetylmuramoyl-L-alanine amidase, protein MKSELRIRKWCSVVLATLGFFLLNSFKLNNGQSGLPDYQIRTIVIDAGHGGKDTGAAGRRSLEKNVALEVALKLGKQIQKDIPGIKIIYTRTTDEFVELYKRIRLANANKADLFISIHCNSSGASAHGTETLVSGSHRLGQQDAAVRENASLLLESNYKENYQGFDPKDPESAIIFSLMKNRFREKSIRLAQMIEGEYVKAGRYSRGFWEKGLAVLAEAGMPAVLTEIGFISNREEESYLLSDEGQQEIVDNLVSALKIYKNSVER, encoded by the coding sequence ATGAAATCAGAATTAAGAATTAGAAAATGGTGTAGCGTCGTGTTGGCTACTTTGGGATTTTTTTTATTGAATTCTTTCAAATTAAACAATGGACAGTCCGGGCTTCCTGATTATCAAATAAGGACAATTGTGATTGATGCAGGCCATGGTGGAAAAGATACAGGAGCGGCTGGACGGCGATCTTTGGAGAAAAATGTAGCCCTTGAAGTTGCGTTAAAATTAGGAAAACAGATTCAGAAAGATATTCCAGGTATCAAGATCATCTACACAAGAACGACGGATGAATTTGTTGAACTTTATAAACGTATCCGTTTGGCCAATGCCAATAAAGCAGATTTATTTATTTCGATCCACTGTAATTCCAGTGGTGCGAGTGCACATGGTACCGAAACGCTGGTTTCAGGCTCGCATCGGTTGGGACAGCAGGATGCTGCTGTTCGTGAGAATGCTTCTCTGTTATTGGAGTCAAACTATAAAGAAAATTACCAGGGATTTGACCCGAAAGACCCTGAAAGTGCGATCATCTTCTCGTTAATGAAAAACCGATTCCGCGAAAAAAGTATACGTCTGGCGCAGATGATCGAAGGGGAGTATGTGAAAGCAGGTCGCTACAGTAGAGGGTTCTGGGAGAAAGGATTAGCTGTACTGGCGGAAGCTGGTATGCCTGCTGTGCTGACAGAAATTGGCTTTATTAGTAATAGAGAAGAAGAGAGCTATCTCTTGTCTGATGAAGGGCAGCAGGAGATTGTTGATAATTTGGTTTCGGCTCTGAAAATTTATAAAAATTCTGTAGAACGCTAA
- a CDS encoding putative LPS assembly protein LptD, whose protein sequence is MSSSSVAQSNIPLKQNGLQGKDPISATNKLQDTSKTKTADTTKSVTDTTKKKGSGLQAEVSIIAVDSQKSEVAKNISHLYRGAKVKYQDFELSADYIRLDRNKKKIFASGIYDKTGKYVGRPIVIMGNGESPKTVDSLYYDYEKQEGNTYGIMTEVDGGYIQANIVRKNIYDEMSIYKGLYSTCNLPYPHTHFGIHISKGIVTKNQIISGPAYLVVMGVPMPVAFPFAFFPKPDKRASGFLFPSFGEDYTRGFSMRDIGWYLAFNDYWDSEVRASLYSKGSWEASINTRYTVNYKFNGGFNIRYANNKTGIEGTRNYGSNKDFNVTWNHTQRQEANPGTSFSASVNFGTSSFYKNTGTSSNQTTYQNLAQNRMGSSISYGKVFADGKVNLTASLTHNQNIADRTIQLSLPNISLNVSSFNPFDSKDRVGEQKWYQRINVGYSFQAQNSVNTIDTMLFKPGGFKKFQNGFQHNIPVSLSLNAFKYFQFNTSVNYTERWYLQSTRQRLDNTAAGYVQRLDTVQGFRRAYDYSISTGLSTKIYGMYPKIGKIQAIRHVVTPSINLSYRPDFSDPKYGFYQHYNDQYGNRNVYSIFNQGLYGSPSSGRSARIGYSIDNNIEAKIKSKSDTTDGGFKKIPILQGLTFSGDYNFVADSLKLSPITFSGRTAFFDQKMNVNFNGAFDPYSVNENGVRVNRYAIKDGSLARLTNFGLSFDYSLNPKAAKSRNNNIDSLRKEMAGAGMTPEQAQALARISSDPNAFVDFNIPWNLAASFSFNMSKSFNSSTRKMESQITSTLNLHGDFSVTPKWKVTFQSGYDFKQKQVVMTSFNIYRDLHCWDMSFGWLPFGQYRSYNVTIRAKASILQDLKLTKRASSGSGYF, encoded by the coding sequence ATGAGCAGTTCTAGCGTTGCTCAAAGTAATATTCCATTAAAACAGAACGGACTTCAAGGTAAAGATCCTATTTCGGCGACCAATAAACTGCAGGATACCAGTAAAACTAAAACTGCGGATACAACCAAATCTGTTACTGATACAACCAAGAAAAAAGGAAGTGGCTTGCAGGCGGAAGTGAGTATCATTGCTGTTGACTCTCAGAAATCTGAAGTCGCAAAAAATATCAGCCACCTCTATCGCGGGGCAAAGGTAAAATACCAAGATTTTGAGCTTTCTGCCGACTATATCCGTCTTGACCGAAACAAGAAAAAGATTTTTGCCTCGGGGATCTACGATAAAACGGGTAAGTATGTCGGCCGCCCAATCGTCATTATGGGAAATGGTGAATCTCCAAAAACAGTAGATTCGCTCTATTACGATTATGAAAAACAGGAAGGGAATACCTACGGCATTATGACGGAAGTCGATGGAGGGTATATCCAGGCCAATATTGTAAGAAAGAATATCTACGACGAAATGTCGATATATAAAGGATTATACAGTACCTGTAATCTACCCTATCCACATACCCATTTTGGTATCCATATTTCCAAAGGTATTGTCACTAAAAACCAGATTATTTCGGGTCCGGCTTACCTTGTGGTAATGGGAGTACCTATGCCGGTCGCATTTCCCTTCGCTTTCTTTCCAAAACCGGATAAAAGGGCTTCGGGCTTTCTCTTCCCTTCTTTTGGGGAAGATTACACCAGAGGATTTTCGATGCGCGATATCGGTTGGTATCTGGCCTTCAACGATTATTGGGACAGTGAGGTGAGAGCTTCCTTGTATTCAAAAGGTTCGTGGGAAGCATCCATAAACACGCGCTATACCGTCAACTATAAATTTAACGGCGGTTTTAATATCCGCTATGCCAATAACAAAACAGGTATTGAAGGAACCAGAAATTATGGCTCCAATAAGGATTTTAACGTTACTTGGAACCATACCCAGCGTCAGGAAGCCAATCCAGGAACTTCTTTCTCTGCAAGTGTAAACTTCGGTACGTCATCATTCTATAAAAATACCGGTACAAGTAGTAACCAAACAACCTACCAGAACTTGGCGCAAAACAGAATGGGTTCCTCCATTAGCTATGGAAAAGTATTCGCCGATGGTAAGGTAAATCTAACGGCCAGTTTAACACACAATCAAAATATTGCGGATAGGACCATCCAATTGAGTTTGCCAAATATCAGCTTAAACGTATCCTCTTTCAATCCATTTGATAGCAAAGACCGTGTCGGTGAACAAAAATGGTATCAACGCATCAATGTCGGTTACAGCTTCCAGGCACAAAACTCGGTAAACACCATTGATACTATGTTATTTAAACCAGGAGGCTTCAAAAAATTCCAAAATGGTTTTCAACACAATATTCCAGTCAGTTTATCACTGAATGCCTTTAAATATTTTCAGTTCAATACCAGTGTCAATTATACCGAGCGCTGGTATTTACAAAGTACCAGACAACGCCTAGACAATACAGCAGCAGGTTATGTACAACGTCTTGATACTGTTCAGGGCTTCAGGCGGGCATACGATTATTCGATTTCAACAGGACTTTCGACCAAAATTTATGGTATGTATCCTAAAATCGGTAAAATTCAGGCGATCAGACACGTTGTTACCCCCTCAATCAATCTGAGTTATAGACCTGATTTTTCGGACCCCAAATATGGCTTCTATCAACATTATAACGATCAATATGGAAACAGAAATGTATACTCGATCTTTAATCAAGGCCTCTATGGATCACCTTCATCGGGTAGATCGGCAAGGATAGGATACTCCATCGACAATAATATTGAGGCAAAGATTAAAAGTAAATCCGATACCACAGATGGTGGTTTTAAGAAAATCCCTATTCTCCAAGGTCTGACATTTAGTGGAGATTACAACTTTGTTGCCGATTCCCTAAAATTGTCCCCAATTACCTTCTCCGGCCGTACGGCTTTTTTCGACCAAAAGATGAATGTAAACTTCAACGGTGCATTTGATCCCTATTCGGTCAATGAAAACGGCGTCCGCGTCAATCGCTATGCCATTAAAGACGGTAGTCTCGCTCGACTGACAAACTTTGGTCTTTCCTTTGACTATAGTCTGAATCCTAAGGCTGCGAAATCACGTAATAACAATATTGATTCTTTAAGAAAAGAAATGGCAGGTGCAGGTATGACGCCCGAACAGGCACAGGCCTTAGCGCGCATCAGCTCGGATCCTAACGCCTTTGTGGACTTTAACATTCCATGGAACCTTGCTGCATCTTTCAGTTTCAATATGTCCAAATCGTTCAACTCCAGCACGCGAAAAATGGAGAGTCAAATCACGAGCACCTTAAACTTGCATGGCGATTTCAGTGTTACGCCAAAATGGAAGGTAACCTTTCAATCGGGATATGACTTCAAACAGAAGCAAGTAGTCATGACTTCTTTCAATATTTATCGGGATCTGCATTGTTGGGATATGTCATTTGGCTGGTTGCCCTTTGGGCAGTACCGGAGTTATAATGTGACTATCCGGGCCAAGGCCTCAATCTTACAAGACCTTAAGCTCACAAAAAGAGCTAGTTCAGGAAGCGGTTATTTTTAA
- a CDS encoding competence/damage-inducible protein A, with translation MKAEIITIGDEILIGQIIDTNSGWIAKQLLRFEVDIVKMTSIPDTEEAISTTLKDAASRADLILITGGLGPTKDDVTKKTAAKYFGTTLIRDANVLQHVTNIFESRNLKMLDINLQQADVLANCEVLFNDYGTAPGMLVRQDQKQFIFMPGVPFEMKFLMEKHVLPLLAKQDPDLFICHETILVGGIGESYLAEEIKDIEAELPPSIKLAYLPTLAFIRLRLSGKSRNKSDIMLQVALFKTKLLHRLRHYVIADYDTSIEPHLIKELARRGSTLTTAESCTGGSLAASITAVAGSSTIFLGGTIPYSNALKQQLLNVKEETLIQYGAVSEQTAIEMASGSKKAFSSEYAIATTGIAGPGGGTAEKPVGTIWVAVAGKKEILTKQFQFNNDRLVNIERTRMNALLLLWKLLVKEQDTE, from the coding sequence ATGAAAGCAGAGATTATTACCATAGGCGATGAAATCCTCATCGGCCAGATTATTGATACCAATTCGGGTTGGATCGCCAAGCAACTCCTCCGGTTCGAAGTCGATATCGTTAAGATGACATCGATCCCCGATACCGAAGAAGCAATTTCAACAACGCTGAAAGATGCTGCGTCCCGGGCAGATCTTATTCTGATCACCGGAGGTCTGGGGCCAACAAAAGATGATGTCACAAAAAAAACAGCTGCAAAATATTTTGGGACTACCTTAATCCGCGATGCGAATGTACTTCAACATGTGACCAACATATTTGAATCGCGCAATCTAAAAATGCTCGATATCAACCTTCAACAGGCCGATGTCCTCGCTAATTGTGAGGTTTTATTTAACGACTATGGCACCGCCCCCGGTATGCTGGTCCGTCAGGACCAAAAGCAGTTTATTTTTATGCCCGGAGTACCCTTTGAGATGAAATTTCTGATGGAGAAACATGTACTCCCCCTATTAGCCAAACAGGATCCGGATCTATTTATCTGCCATGAAACAATCTTGGTAGGTGGCATTGGTGAATCTTATTTAGCAGAAGAAATAAAAGATATCGAAGCAGAGCTCCCGCCGAGCATAAAATTAGCCTATCTGCCCACATTGGCTTTTATCCGTTTAAGGCTCTCTGGCAAAAGTAGGAACAAGTCAGACATTATGCTCCAAGTTGCCCTTTTTAAAACAAAACTTCTTCACCGCTTACGGCACTACGTGATAGCAGACTATGATACCAGCATAGAGCCGCATCTGATAAAAGAGCTTGCCCGCCGAGGTTCAACATTGACAACAGCAGAAAGCTGTACCGGTGGTAGCCTTGCCGCTTCCATAACCGCAGTAGCGGGAAGCAGCACGATATTCCTTGGTGGTACTATCCCCTACTCCAACGCATTAAAACAACAATTGTTGAACGTCAAAGAAGAAACACTGATCCAATATGGCGCAGTAAGTGAGCAGACGGCGATCGAGATGGCTTCCGGTTCAAAAAAGGCTTTTTCTTCGGAGTATGCTATTGCAACAACTGGAATAGCCGGGCCGGGTGGTGGAACAGCTGAAAAGCCCGTCGGAACGATTTGGGTGGCTGTTGCCGGAAAAAAAGAAATTTTAACCAAGCAGTTCCAATTTAATAACGACAGACTTGTCAACATCGAACGTACGCGTATGAATGCTTTATTACTTCTATGGAAGTTGCTTGTAAAAGAACAAGACACCGAATAA
- a CDS encoding dihydrolipoamide acetyltransferase family protein has protein sequence MALYKLLLPKMGESVSEATITKWLKQPGDLIEEDDTLLEIATDKVDSEVPSPVKGVLKEQCYTVDQTVQVGEVVAIIEIEGESEESAIQTQENTVPSAIIPEEIKTMNIPGVDQLPNVAAETSSAPYENTLRFYSPLVKNIARHEGLSQDELDRIQGTGAEGRVTKEDILTYVAHRDSSSKPEKPIQVDLASTNLESPKVVSTAPSHVHTVTNGIDEIIEMDRMRKLIADHMVKSVQISPHVCSFVEADVTNLVLWRNKVKDAYKKREGENITFTPLFIEAISKALKDFPLVNISIDGYNIIKKKNINIGMAAALPNGNLIVPVIKNADQLSLVGLSKSVNDLAQRSRANKLKPDDTQDGTFTFTNIGAFGNIMGTPIINQPQAAILAVGTITKKPAVIETEYGDMIGIRHMMYLSLSYDHRAIDGALGGTFLKRVADYLENWDSNRVI, from the coding sequence ATGGCTTTATATAAACTCTTGCTCCCAAAAATGGGAGAAAGTGTATCCGAGGCGACAATCACCAAATGGTTAAAACAACCGGGTGACCTGATTGAGGAAGATGACACTTTATTGGAAATCGCAACGGACAAAGTTGATTCAGAGGTACCTTCCCCTGTAAAAGGTGTTTTAAAAGAGCAGTGCTATACCGTAGACCAGACTGTCCAAGTTGGTGAGGTCGTTGCAATTATAGAAATTGAAGGCGAAAGTGAAGAATCTGCGATTCAAACGCAAGAAAATACAGTCCCTTCAGCGATAATTCCCGAAGAGATCAAAACAATGAATATCCCTGGTGTAGACCAGCTACCCAATGTAGCAGCTGAAACTTCATCTGCTCCATATGAGAATACGCTACGTTTCTATTCGCCTCTCGTAAAAAATATCGCACGTCACGAAGGCTTGTCTCAAGATGAACTTGACCGTATTCAGGGTACAGGGGCAGAAGGGCGAGTGACCAAGGAAGATATTTTAACTTATGTCGCGCATAGGGATTCCTCGTCAAAACCAGAAAAACCAATTCAGGTGGATCTGGCAAGTACAAACTTGGAGTCTCCCAAAGTAGTCTCCACAGCACCGTCTCATGTTCACACCGTTACCAATGGCATTGATGAAATCATTGAGATGGATCGCATGCGAAAATTGATCGCGGATCATATGGTCAAAAGTGTACAGATCTCTCCACATGTATGTTCCTTTGTTGAGGCAGATGTTACCAACTTGGTTTTGTGGCGCAATAAAGTCAAAGATGCCTATAAAAAACGCGAAGGAGAAAATATCACTTTTACTCCTTTGTTTATCGAGGCTATTAGCAAAGCACTCAAAGATTTTCCATTGGTCAATATCTCGATCGACGGTTACAATATCATCAAGAAGAAAAATATCAATATCGGTATGGCAGCAGCATTGCCGAATGGTAATCTCATCGTGCCGGTTATCAAAAATGCAGATCAATTGAGCTTGGTCGGATTAAGTAAAAGTGTCAATGACCTTGCACAACGATCACGAGCAAATAAATTAAAACCGGACGACACGCAAGACGGCACATTTACATTCACCAATATTGGCGCTTTTGGTAATATTATGGGAACTCCCATCATTAACCAACCGCAAGCTGCAATCTTAGCTGTTGGTACCATCACGAAAAAACCGGCGGTAATAGAAACGGAATATGGTGATATGATCGGTATTAGACATATGATGTATCTTTCACTTTCTTACGACCACCGTGCAATCGATGGTGCGCTCGGAGGTACCTTCTTAAAACGCGTTGCGGACTACCTGGAAAACTGGGATAGCAATAGAGTGATCTAA
- a CDS encoding MATE family efflux transporter produces MLGNFKTFKPYYKSTMVLAGPVVISQLGHTLVHTADSVIVGHFAGTIPLAAVSLVHAVFMVVMVIGLGVAYGITPLIAQENGRDNKKECAILLSNSFWLNIIAGLLLFALVYFGSMLAIDHLNQDPAVVKEAKPYLFILSLSMLPLMVFSTFKQFAEGLGFTKQAMNVTIWGNVLNIILAIIFVKGMFGISPMGVKGVGYSTLIDRVLMMSVMMTYVLRSKKFRGYIQYFKVTLVDRQRLLKIVRIGAPVAMQYVFEIGAFAGASLLAGTISATAQASHQVAIQLAAMTYMMASGIAAAATIKVGNSYGNRNLFRLERFALTSYQLVLIFMVITASLFALLNNYLPYIFTSDHAVVIIASQLLIIAGLFQLFDGTQVVGLGVLRGMGDVNIPTIITFIAYWIIGLPSGYLMGVVFNWGIKGIWYGLTLGLLTSSLLLYLRFQLVIKKKKIQFEQSMFK; encoded by the coding sequence ATGTTGGGAAATTTTAAAACATTTAAACCGTATTACAAAAGTACGATGGTATTGGCGGGGCCGGTGGTGATCTCACAATTGGGACATACACTGGTGCATACCGCAGATAGTGTAATTGTTGGACATTTTGCAGGAACCATTCCATTGGCAGCAGTTTCGTTGGTACATGCAGTTTTTATGGTTGTCATGGTCATCGGGTTGGGAGTTGCTTATGGCATCACGCCGTTGATTGCGCAGGAGAATGGACGTGATAATAAGAAAGAATGTGCCATATTGCTGTCCAATAGCTTCTGGTTAAATATTATCGCAGGGCTCTTGTTGTTTGCTTTAGTTTACTTTGGTTCGATGTTGGCTATTGATCACCTCAACCAAGATCCGGCTGTGGTGAAAGAAGCGAAGCCTTATTTGTTTATTCTAAGCTTATCCATGCTTCCGTTGATGGTATTTAGTACTTTCAAACAATTTGCAGAAGGCTTGGGCTTTACCAAGCAAGCCATGAACGTGACTATTTGGGGAAACGTGCTGAACATTATATTAGCTATAATCTTTGTTAAAGGAATGTTTGGCATCAGTCCCATGGGGGTTAAAGGGGTTGGGTATAGTACACTGATCGACCGCGTGCTAATGATGTCCGTGATGATGACTTATGTATTGCGATCAAAGAAATTTAGGGGTTATATTCAATACTTTAAGGTGACATTGGTAGATCGGCAACGATTGCTTAAAATAGTACGTATCGGGGCGCCTGTTGCTATGCAATATGTCTTTGAAATTGGCGCCTTTGCCGGAGCATCGCTATTGGCGGGGACAATAAGTGCTACAGCGCAAGCCTCCCATCAAGTGGCCATTCAGTTGGCTGCCATGACCTATATGATGGCGAGTGGTATTGCTGCCGCTGCAACAATCAAGGTGGGGAATAGTTATGGTAATAGAAACCTTTTTCGTCTCGAAAGATTTGCACTTACTTCGTATCAATTGGTGTTGATCTTTATGGTGATTACAGCATCTTTGTTCGCCTTACTGAACAATTATTTGCCCTATATTTTTACTTCAGATCATGCCGTGGTGATTATTGCTTCTCAGCTGTTGATTATTGCGGGCCTTTTCCAATTGTTTGATGGTACGCAAGTTGTCGGTCTGGGGGTATTACGTGGTATGGGGGATGTCAATATTCCAACCATTATCACATTTATTGCTTACTGGATTATTGGACTACCAAGCGGCTACCTCATGGGAGTGGTATTTAACTGGGGTATCAAGGGGATCTGGTACGGACTTACTTTAGGCTTGTTAACCTCTTCGCTTTTACTTTATCTGCGGTTTCAATTGGTGATCAAGAAGAAGAAAATACAGTTCGAGCAAAGTATGTTTAAGTAG
- a CDS encoding twin-arginine translocase TatA/TatE family subunit, translated as MYNPVIAFLNIGTQEMILIVFAILLLFGGKKLPELARGLGRGIREFKDASEGIKREISDQINNFEKDIDVKTEVKEETVPNDVRVAEEKAQAAHEEEVKPQETTEGSETEQPKKKYEFTTPAGVVEHNPHKQPDYGEEPSHITYGYNDHFAETKNNEVEDKKVPEQDNTNKPA; from the coding sequence ATGTACAATCCAGTAATAGCATTTCTAAACATCGGAACACAAGAGATGATCTTAATTGTGTTTGCAATCTTGTTACTTTTTGGAGGCAAAAAACTTCCTGAATTGGCGAGAGGTTTAGGAAGAGGAATACGTGAATTTAAAGATGCATCAGAAGGTATCAAGCGTGAAATTTCAGATCAAATCAATAATTTCGAGAAAGACATAGACGTTAAAACAGAAGTCAAAGAAGAAACTGTCCCTAATGATGTACGTGTAGCTGAAGAGAAAGCTCAAGCAGCACACGAAGAAGAGGTGAAACCACAGGAAACCACAGAAGGATCAGAAACAGAACAACCAAAGAAAAAATATGAGTTTACAACACCAGCCGGTGTTGTCGAACATAATCCACATAAACAACCGGATTACGGCGAAGAGCCATCCCACATCACGTACGGGTATAACGATCATTTTGCTGAAACTAAAAACAACGAGGTAGAAGATAAAAAAGTTCCTGAGCAGGACAATACCAATAAACCTGCTTAA